TGTCGAAGCCCGCGTCGCGCAGCGCGCGGACCTTCTCCTCCTCCTTCACCTTGGTCTCGATGAAGGCTTCGACGTCCGGGTGGTCGACGTCCAGGACGACCATCTTGGCCGCGCGGCGGGTGGCGCCGCCCGACTTGATCGTTCCGGCGGACGCGTCGGCGCCGCGCATGAAGGAGACCGGACCGGAGGCGTTGCCACCGGAGGAGAGCAGCTCCTTGGAGGAGCGGATACGGGAGAGGTTCAGGCCGGCACCGGAGCCGCCCTTGAAGATCATCCCCTCTTCCTTGTACCAGTCCAGGATCGACTCCATCGAGTCGTCCACGGACAGGATGAAGCAGGCGCTGACCTGCTGCGGCTGCTTCGTGCCGACGTTGAACCACACCGGCGAGTTGAAGCTGAAGACCTGGTGCAGGAGGGCGTACGCCAGCTCGTGCTCGAAGATCTCGGCGTCCGCCGGGGAGGCGAAGTAACCGTTCTCCTCGCCGCCCTTGCGGTACGTCTTGACCACGCGGTCGATCAGCTGCCGGAGGCTCGACTCGCGGGTCGGGGAGCCCACCGCGCCACGGAAGTACTTGCTCGTGACGATGTTGACCGCGTTCACCGACCAGAAGTCGGGGAACTCGACGCCACGCTGCTCGAAGTTGACCGAGCCGTCGCGCCAGTTGGTCATGACGACGTCACGACGCGCCCACTCCACCTCGTCGTACGGGTGCACGCCCGGCGTGGTGTGAATGCGCTCGATCCGCAGACCCTTGCTCACCTTGCTGCCCTTGGCGCGGGAGCCTCGTGCCGGGCCGCTCGTCGTCTCTGTCATGCCGCCTCCCTGTATACGGGCAAACGCCCATATGTGCGCACTCATTCCGTGGCACGGTGTTTGTTCTTTCTGCTACCGAGGCGCCCTGCTCTCGCCCCGGTACAGGTCCTGGATGCGCGCCGAACTCAGTCGGCGGCGGTGGCGGGCACGGGGACGGCCGGGCCGCCGGCCTCCCCGTCAGTCCCGCAGTCCTGCCCGGGCGGCCGCTCCTCGGGCTGCTCCCGCAGCTCGGCGATGGCCGCCTCGAAGTCTTCGAGCGAATCGAACGCCCGGTACACGGACGCGAAGCGCAGGTACGCGACGAGGTCGAGTTCCTGCAGCGGGCCCAGTATGGCGAGCCCCACGTCGTGGGTGGACAGCTCGGCGCTTCCGGTGGCGCGCACCGCCTCCTCGACCCGCTGGCCGAGCTTGGCGAGCGCGTCCTCGGTGACCGGGCGGCCCTGGCACGCCTTGCGCACTCCCGCGATGACCTTGTTGCGGCTGAAGGGCTCGGTGACCCCGCTCCGCTTGATCACCATCAGTGACGCCGTCTCGATCGTGGTGAAACGGCGGGAACAGTCGGGGCACTGGCGGCGCCGGCGGATCGCCGTCCCGTCATCGGTGGTCCGGCTGTCGACGACCCGGCTGTCGGGGTGCCTGCAGAAGGGGCAGTGCATGGCTCCACCCTCCTCACCCTCGATATACGGACGTACGTACGCCAACGCTCCCGGCGTACGGCGAATAACCCCGACGGGTCCGTACGGGCCCTCCGGAGCAGCCACAAGCATAGGCGATCCTCGGCGCCCTGACGGACCAGGACCACAACTTCTGGGTGGCCGACCGCATCTAACCACTAGATGTGGTGTCGGCCTGCTTACATCCGCCTACCGCGTGT
The sequence above is a segment of the Streptomyces lydicus genome. Coding sequences within it:
- the nrdR gene encoding transcriptional regulator NrdR, giving the protein MHCPFCRHPDSRVVDSRTTDDGTAIRRRRQCPDCSRRFTTIETASLMVIKRSGVTEPFSRNKVIAGVRKACQGRPVTEDALAKLGQRVEEAVRATGSAELSTHDVGLAILGPLQELDLVAYLRFASVYRAFDSLEDFEAAIAELREQPEERPPGQDCGTDGEAGGPAVPVPATAAD